The following proteins are co-located in the Microbulbifer sp. VAAF005 genome:
- the fes gene encoding enterochelin esterase, which yields MTAVMLSNLLRITQSSVSEIGSALWWSEMERQGLPLVNKNPSNKENLILTFLWRDPDGSESHSPIKQVYIDINCVTNHHTFSPPSLERLPNTDVWYWQVEIEKSWRGSYRLIPTTEKWIGSNWEKALQPNDDSRKMQRHWWRNLLKAAIPDPLNRQAPSVGSWNKKFSAIHLPGLMEQSLWQKFDLKPESSESENKNSSGVGEVCWQSSILGISRRVWTYACGKASDPEKRPLVILLDGDRWAKEMPIFSVLKEQTQSGHLPAALYLLIDSVSGKQREKDLTCSEDFWLAIQKELIPQIKEELPHTENPAHTIVTGQSYGGLAAMFAGLKWPARFGCVLSQSGSFWWPNNKLMGKDNNSADKGWLTEQILSETYQPARLKIFQQVGTREFSLIRVNDQLNKVLNSKSFDVKYQKFVGGHDTLCWREGLITGLSYLLQNFSYQD from the coding sequence AAGAAAATTTAATTCTGACATTTTTGTGGAGAGATCCAGATGGTAGCGAATCTCACTCACCGATCAAACAAGTTTATATCGATATAAATTGTGTAACGAACCACCATACATTTTCACCGCCCTCCCTAGAACGGTTACCAAATACAGATGTGTGGTATTGGCAAGTAGAGATCGAAAAATCCTGGAGGGGTAGCTATCGCTTAATTCCAACTACAGAAAAATGGATCGGCTCCAACTGGGAAAAAGCACTTCAACCCAACGACGATTCCCGGAAAATGCAAAGACATTGGTGGCGCAACCTGCTTAAAGCAGCCATACCCGACCCGCTGAATCGACAAGCACCGAGTGTCGGTTCGTGGAACAAAAAGTTTTCTGCAATTCATTTGCCAGGACTTATGGAGCAAAGTCTATGGCAAAAATTCGATCTAAAACCTGAGTCTTCAGAGTCGGAAAATAAAAATTCTTCCGGCGTGGGAGAAGTGTGCTGGCAAAGTTCCATCCTGGGAATTAGCCGCAGGGTCTGGACCTACGCATGTGGCAAAGCATCTGATCCTGAGAAGCGCCCACTTGTAATTCTATTGGATGGTGATCGATGGGCAAAAGAAATGCCTATTTTCTCAGTTTTGAAGGAACAGACACAATCCGGACATTTACCTGCGGCACTCTATTTATTAATTGATTCAGTCAGCGGGAAACAGCGAGAGAAAGATCTTACTTGTAGTGAGGACTTTTGGCTGGCAATTCAGAAAGAACTGATCCCCCAGATTAAAGAAGAGCTACCTCATACTGAAAATCCAGCGCATACAATTGTTACTGGACAAAGCTATGGTGGACTAGCTGCGATGTTTGCAGGATTAAAGTGGCCCGCAAGATTTGGCTGTGTATTAAGCCAATCAGGCTCCTTCTGGTGGCCAAACAATAAACTCATGGGTAAAGATAATAACAGCGCTGACAAAGGCTGGCTCACAGAGCAGATCTTATCGGAAACCTACCAGCCAGCCAGACTGAAGATTTTTCAGCAGGTGGGCACTCGGGAATTTTCCTTAATCAGAGTAAATGACCAGCTGAATAAAGTCCTAAATAGTAAAAGCTTTGATGTTAAGTACCAGAAATTTGTCGGCGGACACGATACTCTGTGTTGGCGTGAGGGACTAATCACGGGTCTTTCATATTTATTACAAAATTTCAGTTATCAGGATTAA
- a CDS encoding MbtH family protein encodes MQSEYQNPFDDESHQFLVLTNDLGQHSLWPEFAGIPRGWKTVYGPQDRRLCVEYVEENWKSLNH; translated from the coding sequence ATGCAATCAGAATACCAAAATCCATTTGATGATGAGAGCCACCAATTTTTGGTGTTAACTAACGATCTTGGCCAACACAGTCTGTGGCCAGAATTTGCGGGAATCCCAAGGGGCTGGAAGACAGTATATGGACCTCAGGATCGTCGACTATGTGTTGAATATGTAGAAGAGAACTGGAAAAGCCTCAATCATTGA